In Crinalium epipsammum PCC 9333, the following are encoded in one genomic region:
- a CDS encoding YaaW family protein, with translation MDELRTALELATEEELQQLTDILFQRKFNPLDYVHTPEPIDIQCQDRETWLNAIEERFRFLAADGMTVLRGRTREVTYRQALIQVCRYLKIPYSNKFSTTDLEAEIFLSLMRRAWKQLPSSEKQALTVRVQRSLAKTNFSEPLPVHLQHDPITLILKGGSALAVSSFIKPLLLQQLTRQFALHFATYQVARETIVKGGAAAAAQLQGYLAMQTAGRGMAVSAARYGAARGVLAFIGPAMWGWFLADLGWRAIATNYGRIIPTIYALAQIRLTRSECWEIA, from the coding sequence TTGGACGAACTAAGAACGGCGCTAGAGTTAGCCACTGAGGAAGAGTTGCAGCAACTGACGGATATCTTGTTTCAGCGCAAGTTTAACCCTCTAGATTATGTTCATACACCTGAGCCTATAGACATTCAATGCCAAGATCGTGAAACTTGGTTAAATGCGATCGAGGAGAGATTTCGCTTTCTAGCAGCAGATGGGATGACTGTGTTGCGGGGGCGTACTCGTGAAGTTACATATCGACAAGCATTGATTCAAGTTTGCCGTTATCTAAAAATTCCTTATTCTAATAAGTTTTCTACTACTGATTTAGAAGCAGAAATATTTCTGAGTTTAATGCGCCGCGCTTGGAAACAACTGCCATCATCAGAAAAGCAAGCCTTAACAGTTAGAGTACAGCGATCGCTTGCTAAAACCAATTTCTCTGAACCTTTACCCGTACACCTACAGCACGATCCAATTACTTTAATCCTCAAGGGTGGTAGCGCCTTGGCTGTAAGTTCTTTCATCAAGCCATTACTACTACAACAACTTACCCGTCAGTTTGCCCTTCACTTTGCTACCTATCAAGTAGCTAGAGAAACTATTGTTAAAGGTGGCGCGGCTGCGGCTGCCCAGCTTCAAGGCTACTTAGCAATGCAAACCGCCGGACGTGGCATGGCGGTGAGTGCTGCCCGCTATGGGGCTGCTAGGGGTGTTTTAGCTTTTATTGGTCCTGCTATGTGGGGTTGGTTTTTGGCTGATTTAGGATGGAGAGCGATCGCTACTAATTATGGTCGCATTATTCCAACCATCTATGCCTTAGCACAAATTCGGCTTACCCGTTCCGAATGCTGGGAAATCGCATGA
- a CDS encoding NAD(P)/FAD-dependent oxidoreductase — protein sequence MTKSNKICDVVVIGAGIAGLICAQQLQQAGLIVVVVEKSRGVGGRFATRRLHDTRADHGVRYLEPYGKRLQQLIDELTNRNILQVWTDTVYELSADGILQPKNDYPRYIASEGMTAVAKFLATGLDIRLNQRVEAIQIKAERDLLSVENNECDSTYQLLLSSPATQTPDKLNARAIVAAIPAPQAVSLLEPLAESGLSPEFINNLRSVEFDPCLSVMVGYPTSKQQDLDQLSPAWKAVICPHDTQIAWIGLDSSKRQEVKQPVLVIQSTPEFAQSYLDIDNLEPAAHQLLSHASKNLIPWLDKPEWLQIHRWRYAFPKQSLQIDYLDTNMLLPLVCCGDWCGGNRIESAINSGFAAAVKINQNLQGEIF from the coding sequence ATGACTAAAAGCAATAAGATATGTGATGTTGTCGTAATTGGTGCTGGTATTGCAGGACTAATTTGCGCCCAACAGTTACAGCAAGCAGGTTTAATCGTCGTTGTTGTAGAAAAATCTCGCGGAGTCGGGGGACGTTTTGCTACACGCAGGTTACATGATACTCGTGCCGATCATGGTGTGCGCTACTTAGAACCTTACGGTAAGCGGTTGCAGCAGTTAATTGATGAATTAACTAATCGTAATATTTTGCAAGTTTGGACTGATACTGTTTATGAATTAAGCGCAGATGGTATTTTGCAACCCAAAAATGATTATCCTCGTTATATCGCATCTGAAGGAATGACGGCGGTAGCAAAATTTTTAGCTACAGGTTTAGATATTAGGTTAAATCAGCGAGTAGAAGCAATTCAAATTAAGGCGGAAAGAGATTTATTGAGTGTAGAGAATAATGAGTGCGATAGCACTTATCAACTACTCTTAAGCAGCCCAGCAACCCAAACACCAGATAAATTAAATGCTAGAGCCATAGTTGCCGCTATCCCTGCACCACAGGCTGTGAGCTTATTAGAACCATTAGCCGAAAGTGGTTTATCACCAGAATTTATTAATAATTTGCGCTCAGTAGAATTTGATCCTTGTTTGAGTGTCATGGTTGGTTATCCCACATCAAAACAACAAGATTTAGATCAACTATCACCAGCTTGGAAAGCGGTTATTTGTCCCCACGATACTCAAATAGCTTGGATAGGTTTAGATAGTAGCAAGCGCCAAGAAGTAAAACAGCCAGTATTGGTAATTCAAAGTACACCAGAATTTGCCCAAAGTTATTTAGATATTGATAATTTAGAACCTGCCGCTCATCAACTTTTATCACACGCCTCTAAAAATTTAATACCTTGGTTGGATAAACCGGAATGGTTACAAATACATCGCTGGCGCTATGCTTTCCCTAAGCAATCTTTGCAGATAGATTACTTAGATACTAATATGCTTTTACCTCTAGTATGTTGTGGTGATTGGTGTGGAGGTAATCGGATAGAAAGTGCGATTAATTCGGGATTTGCTGCTGCTGTAAAGATTAATCAAAATTTACAAGGAGAAATATTTTAA